TACGATCCGTTTTGATGGCCCCGATTCGGGTAGCACCATTGGCGTATCTTTCCAGCTAATGTCTTTAATACTGTGAATTCCCATACTGCTTGGCGTTGCCAATACCAATGGAATGCGATCCAATTCGTAGAAGGTTAATTCCTTGGGAAAGTGAGGAGTGTGTATGGCGAAGGCTAAGTCCGACTTTTGCCCTAACACCCATTGTTCCGATTCACCGGGGTCGCCGGTAAAAAGCTTGATTTCAACTTGTGGATACTGAAATCGGAATCCGTCTAACAGGCTGGGTAAATGGCTAATGCTGGCTGTGACCGAGCAGAATATAGTGAGCTCGCCGCGAAGGGCTTCGTTGTGTTGGTCGATGTCTTGTTTTAATTCCTGCCATGCCATCAGAAATTCATCGCAGAAATCCAGTACCTGTTTACCTATGGCCGTTAGCTTTACCGAGCGGTTATTGCGAATAAACAAGTCTGCACCACATTCTTCTTCTAAACGTTGAATCGCACGACTCAATGTTGATGGGCTAACGTACATCGCATTGGCTGTACGTGAAAAATGCAGAGAATGTGCTAAGTGTTGAAACAGGCTTAAGGTGCGAATGTCCACAGAAAGTGCTCGTTTTTTCTATGTTGCATAATATGAAATAAAGTATTGCATATATATCATTTTAAACAATATAAAAAAGCGAGTATCGTTGTCAGCAAGTCAGGGCAGTGATGAAAGTCACCACGCGCTTTACTAGGTGGCTTCACTAGATGATCCGTCACTTAGTGATAATCAAATGTGTGTTTACAGCCTTGCCAACAAACAAAAACAACAAAATCGTTAATAGTGTTTTAGCAGTAAATTATTTTCGACAGACTCAGATTTAATACAGGTTTTATAGCATGGCAAACTACTTCAATACCTTGTCGTTACGCGAACAGTTGACCCAATTAGGGCAGTGCCGTTTTATGCAGCGTGAAGAATTCGCTGATGGCTGCCAGTTTTTGAAAGGCAAAAAAATCGTCATCGTTGGCTGCGGAGCACAAGGTTTAAACCAGGGCTTGAATATGCGTGATTCAGGACTGGATGTGTCATACACACTGCGTCAGGCTGCAATTGATGAGAAACGTACCTCTTTTCAGCGTGCCAGTGAAAACGGTTTTACAGTAGGGAATTACGAAGAAATGATCCCTACGGCGGATTTGGTTTACAACCTGACGCCAGACAAACAGCATTCCAGCGTTGTCGATGCCATCATGCCATTGATGAAGCAAGGCGCGACACTGAGCTACTCTCACGGTTTCAATATCGTGGAAGAAGGCAAGCAAATTCGTTCTGATATCACTGTTGTTATGTGTGCTCCCAAGTGCCCGGGAACAGAAGTGAGAGAAGAATACTTGCGTGGCTTTGGTGTTCCAACCTTGATCGCGGTTCACCCTGAAAACGATCCTAAAGGCGAAGGCTTGGCGATTGCCAAAGCACTAGCTTCAGCGACGGGCGGTGACCGAGCTGGTGTATTGCAATCTTCGTTTGTTGCAGAAGTAAAATCTGACTTGATGGGTGAACAAACCATCCTGTGTGGTATGCAGCAAACAGCAGCGATTTTGGCTTATGATAAGATGGTGGCAGAAGGCGAGGACCCCGCTTATGCCGCCGCTATCGTCCAGTATGGTTTGGAAGCAGTTACCGAGGCTTTAAAAATTGGTGGTGTGACTAACATGCTGGATCGCCTTTCCAACCCCGACAAATTGAAAGCCATCACTTT
Above is a window of Paraneptunicella aestuarii DNA encoding:
- the ilvY gene encoding HTH-type transcriptional activator IlvY → MDIRTLSLFQHLAHSLHFSRTANAMYVSPSTLSRAIQRLEEECGADLFIRNNRSVKLTAIGKQVLDFCDEFLMAWQELKQDIDQHNEALRGELTIFCSVTASISHLPSLLDGFRFQYPQVEIKLFTGDPGESEQWVLGQKSDLAFAIHTPHFPKELTFYELDRIPLVLATPSSMGIHSIKDISWKDTPMVLPESGPSKRIVQNWLQEHDIKPNIYANVGGNEAIASMVALGCGIGFIPKIVLQHSVISNKINMLEVPDIEPYRLGLTCLVKRAEEPAINAFLHQLPGNKEVYP
- the ilvC gene encoding ketol-acid reductoisomerase; translated protein: MANYFNTLSLREQLTQLGQCRFMQREEFADGCQFLKGKKIVIVGCGAQGLNQGLNMRDSGLDVSYTLRQAAIDEKRTSFQRASENGFTVGNYEEMIPTADLVYNLTPDKQHSSVVDAIMPLMKQGATLSYSHGFNIVEEGKQIRSDITVVMCAPKCPGTEVREEYLRGFGVPTLIAVHPENDPKGEGLAIAKALASATGGDRAGVLQSSFVAEVKSDLMGEQTILCGMQQTAAILAYDKMVAEGEDPAYAAAIVQYGLEAVTEALKIGGVTNMLDRLSNPDKLKAITLSEELESLLRPLFEKHFDDIISGEFSRTMMEDWANDDKNLLTWREETQSTGFERAPVYDGKIDEQTFFDKGIFLIAMIKTGVEVAFEVMVEGGILPESAYYESLHETPLIANTIARKRLYEMNVVISDTAEYGNYLFANEAVPLLREKLMPGLDKMLVGVGLEQKASKTNSVDNLALVAANAKLRQHPVEVIGAELRGYMKDMKTIVEATK